A region of Chitinivibrionales bacterium DNA encodes the following proteins:
- the hemL gene encoding glutamate-1-semialdehyde 2,1-aminomutase, giving the protein MTTSKELYQRALQSIPGGVNSPVRAFKSVDAEPPFITRGKGSKIYDCEGNEYIDMVMSWGPLILGHAHPAVVEAVCKAAESGTSFGAPIEKEIELAEMIAAMVPGIEKVRLVNSGTEATMSAVRLARGITRRDKIIKFEGCYHGHGDSFLVKAGSGALTLGHPSSPGVTGGTARDTLIGSYNDLESVCSLFDENRDEIACVIVEPVAGNMGVILPKDGFLEGLRQLTGENGAMLIFDEVISGFRLGPGGAQEYYNVIPDLTTLGKVIGGGLPVGAYGGKAEFMDYLAPDGPVYQAGTLSGNPLAVAAGCAVLESLKTRKPWTELETRAKRLADGLNSITAKAGIDSTINSIASMMSLFFAEGPVHTYADAVTSDTNRFSVYHRKMLEQGIYLAPSQFEASFVGTAHSESDLEKVLEAAEKAMNYF; this is encoded by the coding sequence ATGACAACCAGCAAGGAATTATATCAACGCGCACTACAGTCTATTCCCGGAGGAGTCAATTCGCCGGTGAGAGCATTTAAATCAGTCGACGCCGAACCGCCCTTTATCACTCGGGGAAAGGGAAGTAAAATCTACGATTGCGAGGGGAACGAATATATCGACATGGTGATGTCCTGGGGCCCGTTGATTTTAGGCCATGCCCATCCTGCCGTTGTCGAAGCGGTGTGTAAGGCGGCCGAATCCGGGACAAGTTTCGGCGCGCCGATCGAAAAGGAGATAGAGCTTGCAGAGATGATTGCGGCCATGGTACCCGGGATCGAGAAAGTGCGTCTTGTCAACTCCGGCACTGAAGCGACCATGAGTGCGGTACGCCTGGCACGGGGGATCACCCGGCGGGATAAAATTATCAAGTTCGAAGGATGTTACCACGGCCACGGCGACAGTTTTTTGGTGAAAGCGGGAAGCGGCGCCCTGACCCTGGGCCATCCCAGTTCCCCGGGTGTCACCGGAGGGACCGCTCGGGATACCCTGATCGGTTCCTACAACGATCTTGAATCGGTCTGTTCGCTCTTCGATGAAAACCGGGATGAAATTGCCTGCGTTATCGTAGAACCGGTTGCCGGGAATATGGGAGTCATTCTTCCGAAGGACGGCTTTCTGGAAGGCCTTCGGCAACTAACCGGCGAAAATGGTGCAATGCTGATTTTCGATGAAGTCATCTCCGGCTTTCGTCTTGGCCCCGGCGGCGCGCAGGAATATTATAACGTAATACCCGATCTTACCACCCTCGGAAAAGTCATCGGCGGCGGCCTACCGGTAGGCGCTTATGGCGGGAAAGCAGAATTCATGGATTACCTCGCCCCCGACGGCCCCGTGTATCAGGCAGGAACCCTGTCGGGAAACCCTCTGGCCGTTGCAGCAGGATGCGCTGTTCTTGAATCCCTGAAAACCCGCAAGCCATGGACCGAACTCGAAACCAGAGCAAAGCGGCTCGCCGACGGATTGAACTCCATAACAGCAAAGGCAGGAATCGACAGTACCATTAATTCTATTGCATCGATGATGAGCCTGTTTTTTGCCGAAGGGCCGGTACATACCTACGCCGATGCTGTTACATCGGATACCAACCGTTTCTCGGTATATCACAGAAAAATGCTCGAACAGGGAATTTATCTTGCTCCCTCACAATTCGAAGCATCATTTGTCGGAACCGCTCATTCCGAAAGTGATCTGGAGAAGGTTCTGGAGGCTGCAGAGAAGGCGATGAATTATTTTTAG